Proteins from one Chroococcidiopsis sp. CCMEE 29 genomic window:
- a CDS encoding SDR family oxidoreductase: protein MLQLKNKIAIVAGGTRGAGRGIAVELGAAGATVYVTGRTTRTQRSEYNRPETIEETAELVTQAGGQGIAVQVDHLDPEQVQTLIARVEQEQGRLDVLVNDIGAEYLAEFNKPIWELSLDRGLRMLRLALDTHIITSHFALPLLIRNPGGLVVEITDGTAEYNGTHYRLSLFYDLAKTSVIRMAWALAQELQPHHCTAVALTPGWLRSELMLDHFGVSEANWLDATAKEPHFVVSETPRYIGRAVAHLAGDLEVARWNGQSLSSGQLAQVYGFTDLDGSQPDAFRYFLEVHEVGKPADVTGYR from the coding sequence ATGTTGCAGTTGAAGAATAAGATTGCGATCGTGGCTGGAGGTACACGCGGCGCAGGGCGAGGCATTGCAGTGGAACTGGGGGCAGCAGGGGCAACCGTTTATGTGACTGGACGCACGACCCGCACCCAGCGCTCTGAATACAATCGCCCTGAAACTATCGAAGAAACCGCAGAATTAGTCACTCAGGCAGGAGGGCAAGGAATCGCGGTTCAAGTCGATCATTTAGACCCAGAACAAGTACAAACGCTAATTGCTCGCGTTGAGCAGGAGCAAGGTCGTCTGGATGTTCTGGTCAACGATATCGGCGCAGAATACCTAGCGGAGTTTAACAAGCCTATCTGGGAGCTTTCTCTGGATCGGGGGCTGCGAATGCTGAGACTAGCGCTCGACACCCACATCATCACCAGTCATTTTGCACTGCCGTTGTTAATTCGGAATCCAGGTGGACTGGTAGTCGAAATCACCGATGGCACTGCCGAATACAACGGCACCCACTACCGCCTGTCGTTGTTCTATGACCTGGCTAAAACTTCTGTGATTCGCATGGCGTGGGCACTAGCGCAAGAGCTTCAGCCTCATCACTGCACCGCTGTTGCGCTCACTCCCGGCTGGTTGCGCTCGGAACTCATGCTGGATCATTTTGGGGTCAGTGAAGCAAATTGGCTTGACGCAACGGCAAAGGAACCGCACTTTGTCGTCTCCGAAACACCGCGTTATATCGGGCGTGCCGTCGCCCATCTAGCTGGCGATCTGGAGGTGGCTCGCTGGAATGGTCAGTCGCTTTCGAGTGGTCAACTGGCGCAGGTCTATGGCTTTACGGATCTGGATGGCTCTCAGCCGGATGCGTTCCGCTACTTTTTGGAGGTACACGAGGTCGGTAAACCAGCTGATGTGACTGGATACAGGTAA
- a CDS encoding DUF1427 family protein: MKDFILSLVAGWIVGVLFGWLKLPLPAPPLMGFVGALGILFGAWSIEQFRHFLLH; the protein is encoded by the coding sequence ATGAAGGACTTTATCCTTTCCCTTGTAGCAGGTTGGATCGTGGGTGTTTTATTTGGGTGGTTAAAACTGCCGTTACCTGCGCCTCCTTTGATGGGATTCGTTGGGGCACTGGGGATTTTGTTTGGTGCCTGGTCGATCGAGCAATTCAGGCACTTTTTGCTTCACTAA
- a CDS encoding NAD(P)H-dependent oxidoreductase, with protein MTAAKILAFAGSARKDSFNKKLVKIAAEGARAAGAEVTYLDFRNLALPLYDEDLETAEGLPENVLKLKALMKAHQGFLIACPEYNSSITPLLKNAIDWASRSEPGEPSLVCFKEKIAVLMSASPGGLGGLRGLVHVRSILGNIGVLVLPDQKAISNAHQAFDENGNLKDESQQAAILQLGHKLVTMTVKLNPFEMSWSMQS; from the coding sequence ATGACTGCTGCCAAAATTCTTGCCTTTGCTGGAAGTGCGCGAAAAGACTCTTTTAACAAAAAACTGGTGAAAATTGCTGCCGAAGGAGCCAGAGCCGCAGGTGCAGAGGTCACCTATCTAGACTTCCGTAACCTGGCCCTCCCTCTTTATGATGAGGATTTGGAGACGGCTGAGGGGCTGCCAGAAAATGTCCTCAAACTCAAGGCATTGATGAAAGCGCATCAGGGATTTCTGATTGCTTGCCCGGAGTACAACAGTTCCATTACCCCGTTGCTGAAAAATGCGATCGATTGGGCATCGCGTTCCGAACCGGGCGAACCTTCACTGGTGTGTTTCAAAGAGAAGATTGCTGTGTTGATGAGTGCTTCCCCTGGAGGGTTGGGAGGTTTGCGAGGATTGGTGCATGTTCGTTCTATTCTCGGCAACATCGGTGTTCTGGTACTGCCGGATCAGAAGGCAATTAGCAATGCTCATCAGGCGTTTGATGAGAACGGCAATTTGAAAGATGAATCACAACAGGCAGCCATTCTGCAACTTGGTCACAAACTCGTAACGATGACTGTCAAATTAAATCCTTTTGAAATGAGTTGGAGCATGCAATCATGA
- a CDS encoding antibiotic biosynthesis monooxygenase, with protein MPTIHENQFFTVLVEFEVDPSQQYTFINEIAEQVEQHFKSYAGFVSASFHASDDGQRVVNYAQWQSKEAWQDSFHAPNRNEVQTSIDELISRCGAKTLNSIPFASCEWSRMYEC; from the coding sequence ATGCCGACCATTCATGAAAACCAATTTTTCACGGTGCTGGTTGAGTTTGAAGTTGATCCATCCCAGCAGTACACATTTATTAATGAGATTGCCGAACAAGTTGAACAGCACTTCAAGAGTTATGCTGGGTTCGTTTCTGCAAGTTTTCATGCGAGCGATGACGGACAGCGGGTTGTTAACTACGCTCAATGGCAATCAAAAGAAGCCTGGCAGGACTCATTTCACGCGCCTAATCGTAACGAAGTCCAGACCTCTATTGACGAGTTAATTAGTCGCTGTGGTGCCAAGACTCTGAACTCGATACCTTTCGCGTCATGCGAGTGGTCGAGAATGTATGAATGCTGA